The Pseudomonas sp. R4-35-07 nucleotide sequence TGCAGCTCAAGGTGCTGGCGGACGAAGCGGTAGTCAGCAACGAAGCGCTGGAGTCTGCCCGCGAGTCGTTGCGGTTGACCGAAAACCAGTACAAAGCGGGGCTGATTGCTTATCTGGACGTGGTCACCGTGCAGGCGACGGCCTTGAGCAACGAGCGCACGGTATTGACCTTGCTGCAGTCGCGGCTGGTGGCGAGCGTGCAATTGATTGCGGCGCTGGGTGGCGGATGGGACGGCAACACTGCTCTGGTCGAGAAGGATTGACCGCAACGCTCCCGCGTGGGAACGATCATCCCCCGTTGCTAGCCTTGGCGATCACCCCCGAGGAAAAATGAGGACAATGTGGGAGGGGGCTTGCCCCCTCCCAAAGGGTTACCGGCGACCCGCCCGTGTACTCACATCCACCCACACCGCCAGCACCAGGATGCTGCCCTTCACGATCATCTGCCAGTAACTGTCCACATCCAGCATCGACATGCCGTTATCCAAACTGGTAATCACCAACGCCCCGAGTAGGGCGCCATATACCGTGCCCGACCCGCCGCGCATCGAGGTGCCGCCGATGAAGCACGCCGCAATGGCGTCCAGCTCGCCCATATTGCCCGCCGACGGTGAGCCGGCGGCCAGGCGGGCGGTGTTGACCAGGCCGGCGAGGGCGCACATCACGCCCATGATGCCGAAGATCCACAATTTCACCGCCTGCACGTTGATGCCGGACAGCCGCGTGGCTTCCATATTGCTGCCCACCGCATACACGCGGCGGCCGAAGACGGTCTGGCTGGTGACGTAGCTGAACACGCCGAGCAGCACCAGCAGCAGCAACACCGGCACCGGGATGCCGTCGTAGCTGTTGAGGGTGGTGACAAACCCTGCCAGCACCGCGCCGATCAGCACCACGCGCAGCACGTCGCGCACCAGAGAGTGCGCGGCCAGGCCATGCAGGGCGCGGTTGCGCCGTTGTTTCCAGGTGAGGAACAGCGTCAGCGCGAACAGCACTGCGCCCAGCCCGATGCCCACGGTGTGCGGCAGGTAGCCTTGGCCGACGTACACCAGCGACGGCGACACCGGTGCGATGGTGGTGCCGCCGGTGATGCCCAGCAAAATCCCGCGAAACGCCAGCATCCCGCCCAGGCCGACAATGAACGAGGGGATGCGCAGGTAGGCGGTCATGTAGCCATTCGCCAGGCCGATCATCAGACCGCACAACGCCACCAGGCTCAGGTTGGCCAGCAGCGGGATGTGGTACACCACATCCAGGATCGCCGCCAACCCGCCCAGCAATCCGAGCAACGAACCCACCGACAAATCGATTTCGCCACTGATGATCACCAGCACCATGCCGCACGCGAGGATCCCGGTGATCGACATCTGCCGCAGCAGGTTGGACAGGTTGCGCGGCGTAAGGAAGCCGCCGTCGGTCTGCCAGCTGAAAAACAACCAGATGAATGCCACGGCGATCACCAGGGCGAGCATTTTGTAGCGGGTGAAAAGGTGTTTGACCTGATTCATCTACGCGGTCTTCCGATCATTGTTATTTTGGCTGAGCGCAGCGGCGAGCACCTGTTCCTGGGTGAGCCCCTGATTGATGAAGTCACCCCGCAGCTGGCCGTCGCCGATCACCAGCACGCGGTTGGACACGCCGAGCACTTCAGCGAGCTCCGACGACACCATGATGATCGACACCCCCTCGGCCGCCAGCGCGCCCATCAGTTTGTAGATCTCGTACTTGGCGCCCACATCCACCCCGCGCGTGGGCTCATCGAGGATCAGCACCTTGGGCTTGGCCATCAGCATTTTCGCCAGCACGGCTTTTTGCTGATTGCCACCGGACAGGCTGGTGATCGGCAGAAACGGGCTGGCGGTCTTGAGGTGCATGCGGGCGATCTGCTGATCGATGCTGCCCAGTTCGGCTTCGGCGTCGATGCGGGTCAGGTGGGCGTAGGTGTCGAGAACCGCCAGGGTGATGTTCTGGCCCACGCCCAGGTCGGGAATGATGCCCTGGCGCTTGCGGTCCTCGGGCACCATGCACAGCCCTGCGCGGATCGACTTGAGCGGCGTGCGCGTGTCGATCACCTGGCCCTCCAGCCATACCTCGGCGCTGTAGCGGCCGGGGTAGGCGCCGAACAGCGCCGACACCAGTTCCGTACGCCCGGCGCCCACCAGCCCGGCGATGCCGAGGATTTCACCGCGCTTGAGCACAAACGAAATATCGTCGACGCGTTTGCGCCTGGGGTTGTCGACGTCGTAGCAGGTGACGTTGCGCGCTTCGAAGATCACCTCGCCCACCTCGTGGGGCTCGGTGGGGTAGAGGTTGCTCATTTCGCGGCCGACCATCTGCGTGATGATCCGTGGGATGTCCATGTCGGCCATGGCGGTGGTCGCGATGTGCTTGCCATCGCGAATCACCGCAATGGTGTCGCACACGGCGGCCACTTCATCGAGCTTGTGCGAGATATACACACAGGCCACGCCCTTGGCCTTGAGGTCACGGATAATGTCGAGCAGCACCTCGATTTCCGAGCGGGTCAGGGCCGAAGAGGGCTCGTCCAGGATCAGCAGGCGCGCCTGTTTGTTGAGGGCCTTGGCGATCTCCACCAGTTGCTGGTAGCCGCCGCCGTACTGCGACACCGGCAGCGCGACGTTCATGTCCGGCACCTTGAGTTCGCGCATCAACGCCTCGGCGCGGTGCAGCATCGCCGGGTAATTCATACGCCCACCGGGCAGGGTCAGCTCGTGGCCCATGAAGATGTTCTCGGCCACCGACAGGTCGGGCACCAGGGTCAGTTCCTGGTGGATAATGACGATGCCGGCGGC carries:
- a CDS encoding sugar ABC transporter permease; protein product: MNQVKHLFTRYKMLALVIAVAFIWLFFSWQTDGGFLTPRNLSNLLRQMSITGILACGMVLVIISGEIDLSVGSLLGLLGGLAAILDVVYHIPLLANLSLVALCGLMIGLANGYMTAYLRIPSFIVGLGGMLAFRGILLGITGGTTIAPVSPSLVYVGQGYLPHTVGIGLGAVLFALTLFLTWKQRRNRALHGLAAHSLVRDVLRVVLIGAVLAGFVTTLNSYDGIPVPVLLLLVLLGVFSYVTSQTVFGRRVYAVGSNMEATRLSGINVQAVKLWIFGIMGVMCALAGLVNTARLAAGSPSAGNMGELDAIAACFIGGTSMRGGSGTVYGALLGALVITSLDNGMSMLDVDSYWQMIVKGSILVLAVWVDVSTRAGRR
- the xylG gene encoding D-xylose ABC transporter ATP-binding protein — translated: MTAMAADYLLQMNGIVKSFGGVNALDGIDIKVRPGECVGLCGENGAGKSTLMKVLSAVYPYGTWEGEILWDGQPLKAQSISETEAAGIVIIHQELTLVPDLSVAENIFMGHELTLPGGRMNYPAMLHRAEALMRELKVPDMNVALPVSQYGGGYQQLVEIAKALNKQARLLILDEPSSALTRSEIEVLLDIIRDLKAKGVACVYISHKLDEVAAVCDTIAVIRDGKHIATTAMADMDIPRIITQMVGREMSNLYPTEPHEVGEVIFEARNVTCYDVDNPRRKRVDDISFVLKRGEILGIAGLVGAGRTELVSALFGAYPGRYSAEVWLEGQVIDTRTPLKSIRAGLCMVPEDRKRQGIIPDLGVGQNITLAVLDTYAHLTRIDAEAELGSIDQQIARMHLKTASPFLPITSLSGGNQQKAVLAKMLMAKPKVLILDEPTRGVDVGAKYEIYKLMGALAAEGVSIIMVSSELAEVLGVSNRVLVIGDGQLRGDFINQGLTQEQVLAAALSQNNNDRKTA